In Myxococcales bacterium, the following are encoded in one genomic region:
- a CDS encoding protein kinase, with the protein MAINDDRDALTQAGRHADAARAAAAVGDHVGAARLWEQIWEFSAAAAAWEAAGELGRALGAAIEGKDERLVADLHARLTATDAGAARALEVYVRHRRHGPAAELAERTGDRDRAIEHYQRAHRDLDAARLLEDAGRDREAVRLLERALELALADERAEIVLRLGRILTARAAYDVAVRYLQEATRTAAVAVEARRHLVVALAGLGLTDAARDALRRLRADDPDVTPELSEFLRAAQAARPTVIDRQREIVAGRYRLEGLLGAGSAGRVFRATDETTGRTVAVKMYFAAGARGSAAYERFVRETRIAAGLHHPALVEVLDASLDHGFLVMEYLPGGSLAQRLAAGDRPTGAQVRRLGIELLGGLELAHHRGVVHRDLKPANVFFDGRGSAKLGDFGVAHLVDLGQTQTGGLIGSLAYMAPEQITGAPITIAADLYGLGVTLFEALTGRLPFLGPDFVAQHLGEPAPAPTAVAPELAPGWDPILLGLLAKSPSDRPPSIAAVRAELETLDLGARPGSALMVPRPRRDSRPHSIAELAADEPVVEAGRYRFESPLGATAWSTLARAVDAVLDRSVVIERFEDGDVADRAIAWMTALARVGTPFVQRALAFDRATRTAVFEAPAGAPMTTTTEPVAVADGLRLLKRLARACVVIHEQGAVHGGIAATTVVVADDIPTVMVAGVGPGAGAGAGAAVDVDAVLGLAARTITGAETPEPAAALVAALGPGVDEPTRARLRGLARTTGAELYEWADALEIAQLRARR; encoded by the coding sequence GTGGCGATCAACGACGACCGCGACGCCTTGACCCAGGCCGGGCGGCACGCCGACGCCGCGCGCGCGGCCGCCGCCGTCGGAGATCACGTCGGCGCGGCCCGGCTGTGGGAGCAGATCTGGGAGTTCTCGGCCGCGGCCGCGGCCTGGGAGGCGGCCGGCGAGCTGGGCCGGGCGCTCGGCGCGGCGATCGAGGGCAAGGATGAGCGGCTGGTGGCCGACCTGCACGCCCGCCTGACCGCGACCGACGCCGGCGCCGCGCGCGCGCTCGAGGTCTACGTCCGCCACCGCCGCCACGGCCCGGCCGCCGAGCTGGCCGAGCGCACCGGCGATCGCGACCGCGCGATCGAGCACTACCAGCGGGCCCACCGCGACCTCGACGCCGCGCGCCTGCTCGAGGACGCCGGCCGCGATCGCGAGGCGGTGCGGCTGCTCGAGCGCGCCCTCGAGCTGGCCCTGGCCGACGAGCGCGCCGAGATCGTGCTGCGGCTGGGCCGGATCCTCACCGCCCGCGCCGCCTACGACGTCGCGGTGCGCTACCTGCAAGAGGCCACGCGCACGGCCGCGGTCGCGGTCGAGGCCCGCCGCCACCTGGTCGTGGCGCTGGCCGGCCTGGGCCTGACCGACGCCGCCCGGGACGCGCTGCGGCGCCTGCGCGCCGACGATCCCGACGTCACGCCCGAGCTGTCCGAGTTCCTGCGCGCGGCCCAGGCGGCGCGGCCGACGGTGATCGATCGCCAGCGCGAGATCGTGGCCGGGCGCTACCGGCTCGAGGGCCTGCTCGGCGCCGGCTCGGCCGGGCGGGTGTTCCGCGCCACCGACGAGACCACCGGCCGCACGGTCGCGGTGAAGATGTACTTCGCCGCCGGCGCCCGCGGCAGCGCCGCGTACGAGCGGTTCGTGCGCGAGACCCGGATCGCCGCCGGCCTGCACCACCCGGCGCTGGTCGAGGTGCTCGACGCCTCGCTCGACCACGGCTTCCTGGTCATGGAGTACCTGCCGGGCGGCTCGCTGGCGCAGCGCCTCGCCGCGGGCGATCGCCCGACCGGCGCGCAGGTGCGGCGGCTCGGGATCGAGCTGCTCGGCGGCCTCGAGCTGGCCCACCACCGCGGCGTGGTCCACCGCGATCTCAAGCCGGCCAACGTGTTCTTCGACGGGCGCGGCTCGGCCAAGCTCGGCGACTTCGGCGTCGCGCACCTGGTGGATCTGGGCCAGACCCAGACCGGCGGGCTGATCGGCTCGCTCGCGTACATGGCGCCCGAGCAGATCACCGGCGCGCCGATCACGATCGCCGCCGACCTCTACGGCCTCGGCGTCACGCTGTTCGAGGCGCTGACCGGGCGGCTGCCGTTCCTCGGGCCCGACTTCGTGGCCCAGCACCTGGGCGAGCCGGCGCCGGCGCCGACCGCGGTCGCGCCCGAGCTCGCGCCGGGCTGGGATCCGATCCTGCTCGGGCTCCTGGCCAAGAGCCCGAGCGATCGGCCGCCGTCGATCGCCGCGGTCCGGGCCGAGCTCGAGACGCTCGATCTGGGCGCGCGCCCCGGCTCGGCGCTGATGGTCCCGCGCCCGCGCCGCGACAGCCGCCCGCACTCGATCGCCGAGCTGGCCGCCGACGAGCCGGTGGTCGAGGCCGGGCGCTACCGGTTCGAGAGCCCGCTGGGCGCGACCGCGTGGTCGACGCTGGCGCGCGCGGTCGACGCGGTGCTCGATCGCTCGGTGGTGATCGAGCGGTTCGAGGACGGCGACGTGGCCGATCGGGCGATCGCGTGGATGACCGCGCTGGCCCGGGTGGGGACGCCGTTCGTGCAGCGGGCGCTGGCGTTCGATCGCGCGACCCGGACCGCGGTGTTCGAGGCGCCGGCCGGCGCGCCGATGACCACGACGACCGAGCCGGTCGCGGTCGCGGACGGGCTGCGCCTGCTCAAGCGGCTGGCGCGCGCGTGCGTGGTGATCCACGAGCAGGGCGCGGTCCACGGCGGCATCGCGGCGACGACGGTGGTGGTCGCCGACGACATCCCGACGGTGATGGTGGCCGGGGTCGGGCCCGGCGCCGGCGCCGGCGCCGGCGCCGCCGTCGACGTCGACGCGGTCCTCGGCCTGGCGGCGCGCACGATCACCGGCGCCGAGACGCCCGAGCCGGCGGCGGCGCTGGTCGCGGCGCTGGGGCCCGGCGTCGACGAGCCCACCCGCGCGCGCCTGCGCGGCCTGGCGCGCACGACCGGCGCCGAGCTGTACGAGTGGGCCGACGCGCTCGAGATCGCGCAGCTGCGCGCGCGCCGGTAG
- a CDS encoding sugar kinase, whose amino-acid sequence MKTRSAHRSLLIVGSVALDDIDGPFGLHKDLLGGSASFIARTASYFTRDVSVVAVVGDDFPQRHIDELTDLGVDTSGIERRAGETFHWSGRYSADLASRETLDTRLGVFATFQPQLSPAQRNADLVFLGNIDPILQRDVVEQTASPVLVALDTMNFWIGGKRAELVRTLARVNTLLLNDEEARQLAEEHNLCKAAAAILKMGPSSVVIKRGDAGALLFHEAGTFGVPALPLEDVRDPTGAGDSFAGGFMGYLAYAGTLEPRAIRTAMIVGSVMASFAVEQFSVDGLRGLTGAQIQARFDAFTELTRFDQVRL is encoded by the coding sequence ATGAAGACCCGCAGCGCCCATCGTTCCCTCCTGATCGTCGGTTCGGTCGCCCTCGACGACATCGACGGCCCCTTCGGCCTCCACAAGGACCTGCTCGGCGGGTCGGCGTCGTTCATCGCCCGCACCGCGTCGTACTTCACGCGCGACGTGTCGGTGGTCGCGGTCGTCGGCGACGACTTCCCGCAGCGCCACATCGACGAGCTGACCGACCTCGGCGTCGACACCAGCGGCATCGAGCGCCGCGCCGGCGAGACCTTCCACTGGAGCGGCCGCTACTCGGCCGACCTGGCCTCGCGCGAGACCCTCGACACCCGCCTGGGCGTGTTCGCGACCTTCCAGCCGCAGCTGTCGCCGGCCCAGCGCAACGCCGACCTGGTGTTCCTCGGCAACATCGACCCGATCCTCCAGCGCGACGTGGTCGAGCAGACCGCGAGCCCGGTGCTGGTCGCGCTCGACACGATGAACTTCTGGATCGGCGGCAAGCGCGCCGAGCTCGTGCGCACCCTGGCCCGCGTCAACACGCTCCTGCTCAACGACGAGGAGGCCCGCCAGCTCGCCGAGGAGCACAACCTGTGCAAGGCCGCGGCCGCGATCCTCAAGATGGGCCCGTCGTCGGTGGTCATCAAGCGCGGCGACGCCGGCGCGCTCTTGTTCCACGAGGCCGGCACCTTCGGCGTCCCGGCGCTGCCGCTCGAGGACGTGCGCGATCCCACCGGCGCCGGCGACAGCTTCGCCGGCGGCTTCATGGGCTACCTGGCCTACGCCGGCACGCTCGAGCCCCGCGCGATCCGCACCGCGATGATCGTCGGCAGCGTGATGGCGTCGTTCGCGGTCGAGCAGTTCTCCGTCGACGGCCTGCGCGGCCTGACCGGCGCGCAGATCCAGGCGCGGTTCGACGCGTTCACCGAGCTGACGCGCTTCGACCAGGTCCGGCTGTAG
- a CDS encoding CesT family type III secretion system chaperone, whose translation MSEFATLESLLTEAGLRDNAEPHGEGLFRMQWGSAIVMVGASGSAIVAIAPLFKAPPDDQREVFYRRLLEHNAFMGGMAAFAIQPDGWVVLHAGRSRKGLDAHELATLVSGVGRFADDFDDKLIAEFYAAAAPAEDQADGDTAAPAAE comes from the coding sequence ATGAGCGAGTTCGCGACTCTCGAATCACTCCTGACCGAGGCGGGCCTCCGCGACAACGCCGAGCCGCACGGCGAGGGGCTGTTCCGCATGCAATGGGGCTCGGCGATCGTCATGGTCGGCGCGTCCGGCTCGGCCATCGTGGCGATCGCGCCGCTGTTCAAGGCGCCGCCCGACGACCAGCGCGAGGTGTTCTACCGCCGCCTGCTCGAGCACAACGCCTTCATGGGCGGCATGGCCGCGTTCGCGATCCAGCCCGACGGCTGGGTGGTGCTGCACGCCGGGCGCTCGCGCAAGGGCCTCGACGCCCACGAGCTCGCGACCCTGGTGTCCGGCGTCGGGCGCTTCGCCGACGACTTCGACGACAAGCTGATCGCCGAGTTCTACGCCGCGGCGGCGCCGGCCGAGGATCAGGCCGACGGCGACACGGCCGCGCCCGCGGCCGAGTAG
- a CDS encoding FAD-binding oxidoreductase has translation MSLWAWGEAERFPDDDARRRLALAARALTGGAAPTLRPLPRDADARVPIGRLTAAATPTPLAALVSDAPRDRAAHAYGRGYPDLVRGFAGDFAGAPDLIARPGSAAEVAALLDWCADANLAVIPYGGGTSVVGGVELPVAERDRFAGVVTIDLARLAAVEEVDATSLAARIGAGIRGPALEAALAPHGLTLRHYPQSFAHSTLGGWLATRAGGHFATGPTHIDDFCQALTVVTPRGTVATRRLPASGAGPAPERLWLGSEGALGLITEAWMRVQRRPRWRAGATVKFTSFTAGAAAVRALAQSGLQPSNCRLLDPAECLLHQVAFDGTAVLLLAFESADHPLEPWLARALELARAAGGAIASGPTHTDADADADGPGRAAEAGTWRKAFVDAPYLQSALVSLGVLADTFETACTWDRFDEFHRAVTAATTEALRRTVGGGLVACRLTHVYPDGAAPYYTFVAPTKVGDELAIWRAVKAAAADAIAACGGTITHHHAVGRVHHPWYQRERAPLFGAALAAVKRELDPAGILNPGVLV, from the coding sequence ATGAGCCTGTGGGCCTGGGGCGAGGCCGAGCGCTTCCCCGACGACGACGCTCGCCGCCGCCTGGCCCTGGCCGCCCGGGCGCTGACCGGCGGCGCCGCGCCGACGCTGCGCCCGCTGCCGCGCGACGCCGACGCCCGGGTGCCGATCGGGCGGCTCACGGCCGCCGCCACGCCGACGCCGCTGGCCGCGCTGGTGTCCGACGCGCCCCGCGATCGCGCCGCCCACGCCTACGGCCGCGGCTATCCGGATCTGGTGCGCGGGTTCGCCGGCGACTTCGCGGGCGCGCCCGATCTGATCGCGCGCCCGGGCTCGGCCGCCGAGGTCGCGGCGCTGCTCGACTGGTGCGCCGACGCCAACCTCGCGGTCATCCCCTACGGCGGCGGCACCAGCGTGGTCGGCGGCGTCGAGCTGCCGGTGGCCGAGCGCGATCGCTTCGCCGGCGTCGTGACGATCGATCTCGCGCGCCTGGCCGCGGTCGAGGAGGTCGACGCCACCTCGCTGGCCGCGCGCATCGGCGCCGGCATCCGCGGCCCGGCGCTCGAGGCCGCGCTCGCGCCCCACGGCCTGACGCTGCGCCACTACCCGCAGTCGTTCGCGCACTCGACCCTGGGCGGCTGGCTCGCGACCCGCGCCGGCGGCCACTTCGCGACCGGGCCGACCCACATCGACGACTTCTGCCAGGCGCTCACGGTCGTGACCCCGCGCGGCACGGTCGCGACCCGCCGGCTGCCAGCGTCCGGGGCCGGCCCGGCGCCCGAGCGCCTGTGGCTCGGCTCCGAGGGCGCGCTCGGCCTCATCACCGAGGCCTGGATGCGGGTGCAGCGGCGACCGCGCTGGCGGGCCGGCGCCACCGTCAAGTTCACGTCGTTCACGGCCGGCGCGGCGGCGGTCCGGGCGCTGGCCCAGTCGGGGCTCCAGCCCAGCAACTGCCGCCTGCTCGACCCCGCCGAGTGCCTGCTGCACCAGGTGGCGTTCGACGGCACCGCGGTGCTGCTGCTCGCCTTCGAGTCGGCCGACCACCCGCTCGAGCCGTGGCTGGCGCGCGCGCTCGAGCTGGCCCGCGCCGCCGGCGGCGCGATCGCGTCGGGGCCGACCCACACCGACGCCGACGCCGACGCCGACGGCCCCGGCCGCGCGGCCGAGGCCGGGACCTGGCGCAAGGCCTTCGTCGACGCGCCGTACCTGCAGAGCGCGCTGGTGTCGCTCGGCGTCCTGGCCGACACGTTCGAGACCGCGTGCACCTGGGATCGCTTCGACGAGTTCCACCGCGCGGTCACCGCCGCCACCACCGAGGCCCTGCGCCGCACCGTCGGCGGCGGCCTGGTCGCCTGCCGCCTGACCCACGTCTACCCCGACGGCGCCGCGCCGTACTACACGTTCGTCGCGCCGACCAAGGTCGGCGACGAGCTGGCGATCTGGCGCGCGGTCAAGGCGGCGGCGGCGGACGCGATCGCGGCCTGCGGCGGCACGATCACCCACCACCACGCCGTCGGGCGCGTCCACCACCCGTGGTACCAGCGCGAGCGCGCGCCGCTGTTCGGCGCCGCCCTGGCCGCGGTCAAGCGCGAGCTCGATCCGGCCGGGATCCTCAACCCCGGCGTGCTGGTGTAG
- a CDS encoding MBL fold metallo-hydrolase, with protein sequence MRLEGLRLERARASAQFHDGRFRNTAPVTAGLARGSGGTIMREFLFGGARRKPPGDIPVESPLAGWGADVSSDGLRVTWLGHSTMLLELDGARVLTDPVFGTRLGPLPSLVGPRRFHAAPVTIAQLPPLDAILVSHDHYDHLCKTTWLELAQRRVPVVTSLGVGMLLERFGVAPELITELDWGERATVNGVGFTATPSQHFSGRLGSARNTTLWSSWVIEAARRKVFFSGDTGLTPEFAAIGRVHGPFDLTMLEIGAWHPAWGTIHLGPENALAAFAMLGGGTLLPVHWSTFDLGLHPWAQPAETLVALAAARGARIITPPIGRPFEPAHLDGPTPWWRDVAGVREDLAADQRATAQAPAPDGAR encoded by the coding sequence ATGCGCCTCGAAGGACTTCGGCTGGAGCGGGCCCGCGCGTCCGCGCAGTTTCACGACGGCCGGTTCCGCAACACCGCGCCGGTGACCGCGGGCCTGGCGCGCGGCAGCGGCGGGACGATCATGCGCGAGTTCCTGTTCGGCGGCGCCAGGCGCAAGCCGCCCGGCGACATCCCGGTCGAGTCGCCGCTGGCCGGCTGGGGCGCCGACGTGTCGAGCGACGGCCTGCGCGTCACGTGGCTCGGCCACAGCACGATGCTGCTCGAGCTCGACGGCGCCCGCGTGCTGACCGACCCGGTGTTCGGCACCCGCCTGGGCCCGCTGCCGTCGCTGGTCGGGCCCCGCCGCTTCCACGCCGCGCCGGTGACGATCGCGCAGCTGCCGCCGCTCGACGCGATCCTGGTCTCGCACGATCACTACGACCACCTGTGCAAGACCACGTGGCTCGAGCTCGCGCAGCGGCGCGTGCCGGTCGTGACCTCGCTCGGCGTCGGCATGCTGCTCGAGAGGTTCGGCGTCGCGCCCGAGCTGATCACCGAGCTCGACTGGGGCGAGCGCGCGACGGTCAACGGCGTCGGCTTCACCGCGACGCCGTCGCAGCACTTCTCGGGGCGGCTCGGCAGCGCGCGCAACACGACCCTGTGGTCGTCGTGGGTCATCGAGGCCGCGCGGCGCAAGGTGTTCTTCTCCGGCGACACCGGCCTGACGCCCGAGTTCGCGGCGATCGGCCGGGTCCACGGCCCGTTCGACCTGACGATGCTCGAGATCGGCGCGTGGCACCCGGCCTGGGGCACGATCCACCTCGGCCCCGAGAACGCGCTCGCGGCGTTCGCGATGCTCGGCGGCGGCACGCTGCTGCCGGTGCACTGGAGCACCTTCGATCTCGGCCTGCACCCGTGGGCCCAGCCGGCCGAGACCCTGGTCGCGCTGGCCGCGGCCCGCGGCGCGCGCATCATCACGCCGCCGATCGGCCGCCCGTTCGAGCCGGCCCACCTCGACGGGCCGACCCCGTGGTGGCGCGACGTCGCCGGCGTGCGCGAGGACCTCGCCGCCGATCAGCGCGCGACCGCGCAGGCGCCGGCGCCCGACGGCGCGCGCTAG
- a CDS encoding M28 family peptidase: protein MLARSSALVFALVVACGGDDAGVSVIDAAPPDGAVAVDAPPVVIDAPVPIDGTAACASPDDCAWIDDELRTVVAVLSGAQPTPAGTTLVRRASAAERTAARAYLTGELARLGLTVEARTYGTGTNLVVHLAPTVGADVGPPLVVGGHFDGVAASPAAADNATGAAVAVVAAGYLAGRPRTRPIEVVLFDQEEAGLIGSGAYVAALAGAPIHSMHNFDMISFDGDGDRAVELWSPAPALEALYRLHATGRGLTIQPVTFALSDHESFGERGLPSVGVSEEFVANDHTPHYHRATDTLDKIDFAYLGAVARLGLAAIEDDAND, encoded by the coding sequence GTGCTCGCCCGCTCGTCCGCGCTCGTGTTCGCGCTCGTGGTCGCCTGTGGCGGCGACGACGCGGGCGTCTCGGTGATCGACGCGGCCCCGCCCGACGGCGCGGTCGCGGTCGACGCCCCGCCGGTGGTGATCGACGCGCCGGTGCCGATCGACGGCACCGCCGCGTGCGCGAGCCCCGACGACTGCGCCTGGATCGACGACGAGCTGCGCACGGTCGTGGCGGTGCTGTCGGGCGCGCAGCCGACCCCGGCCGGGACCACGCTGGTGCGGCGCGCGTCGGCGGCCGAGCGGACCGCGGCCCGGGCCTACCTGACCGGCGAGCTGGCGCGGCTGGGCCTGACGGTCGAGGCCCGCACCTACGGCACCGGCACCAACCTGGTCGTCCACCTGGCGCCGACCGTCGGCGCCGACGTCGGGCCGCCGCTGGTGGTCGGCGGCCACTTCGACGGCGTCGCCGCCAGCCCGGCCGCCGCCGACAACGCCACCGGCGCCGCGGTCGCCGTGGTCGCGGCCGGCTACCTCGCCGGGCGCCCGCGGACCCGGCCGATCGAGGTGGTGCTGTTCGACCAGGAGGAGGCGGGGTTGATCGGCAGCGGCGCGTACGTCGCGGCGCTGGCCGGCGCGCCGATCCACAGCATGCACAACTTCGACATGATCAGCTTCGACGGCGACGGCGATCGCGCGGTCGAGCTGTGGTCGCCGGCGCCGGCGCTCGAGGCGCTCTATCGCCTCCACGCCACGGGCCGCGGCCTGACGATCCAGCCGGTCACGTTCGCGCTGTCGGACCACGAGTCGTTCGGCGAGCGCGGCCTGCCGTCGGTCGGCGTGTCCGAGGAGTTCGTCGCCAACGACCACACGCCCCACTACCACCGCGCCACCGACACGCTCGACAAGATCGACTTCGCGTACCTGGGCGCGGTCGCGCGCCTGGGCCTGGCGGCGATCGAGGACGACGCGAACGATTGA